The following coding sequences lie in one Aspergillus luchuensis IFO 4308 DNA, chromosome 8, nearly complete sequence genomic window:
- a CDS encoding uncharacterized protein (CAZy:GH18;~COG:G;~EggNog:ENOG410PI86;~InterPro:IPR036861,IPR011583,IPR029070,IPR001223, IPR017853,IPR018371,IPR018392,IPR001002,IPR001579, IPR036779;~PFAM:PF00187,PF00704,PF01476;~SECRETED:SignalP(1-21);~go_function: GO:0004553 - hydrolase activity, hydrolyzing O-glycosyl compounds [Evidence IEA];~go_function: GO:0008061 - chitin binding [Evidence IEA];~go_process: GO:0005975 - carbohydrate metabolic process [Evidence IEA]), which yields MRTSLFFDLALILSLAIVGICDDISCSKSNPCTEGCCSKLSGVCGFGPDYCSSQNCIAAASTNGTCSHLAECDPSVSGWTTVAWGSEYASSEKCPLNVCCSAYGFCGTTSDFCGNSTVAEPVCDGNSATKKTIAYYEGWNLERSCDTMTPESIPIGGYTHLNFAFLYIDPDLYTITPMAADQEDLYSRVVALKKRKTDLEVWISIGGWAFNDPGSTVNIFSDLAASSSKQKTFFQSLLSFLGEYGFDGVDLDWEYPVASDRGGSDADFENYVTFLANLRTALDSAGKGYGLTITLPSSYWYLQHFDIVNMEKSVDWFNMMTYDLHGGWDAEDPWIGSIVNAHTNLTEIALAMDLLWRNDIEPSKVVMGLGFYGRSFTLNDTSCVTAGCPFSSTGKAGPCTASAGILSFTEIESILKDSSRGANKYYDSEAAVQIITFDSNQWVSYDDWESFAVKMDYANSHCLGGTMVWAVTYDSDGTATNGLTGDLTLFPGDDGSNGGAGDIYIGPDLWSNASQEIACYPPCTMVLPPYPLDTGVTISWPPITTSLASSSNGQTLVKSTVITVPPFQITEIPFWPITVHDSSIDQAYISAVQSITPPGLVLTLPGTEAEFPLYHTNYSALMTPSATATTTASNITAIGGGGSEGSSVVTTPTAVQTGIASDCTEFYYAVQGDTCATIAAAYGITLAEFNEWNPAVGTDCAGLWAKEYYCVAVSSTSAVGGGSQTTSSEGSSAAKTTASTTTVTPVFYASSHAITVHVQPTVSPIHPSPSVPPLTFSIDAPPSNGGCSSGKSLSRCGKHDCSEYGCSGECGFFGCDGGCGLGFCGGGCGLEGCGPGCGDGSCLQPGGGGGQDSEETSTSSCSSEATPTTKSFCDVSCPEASETSCVTWCSTMTLSCEPTGMANLLVANMDIDDVGDVIYSADDSAVSSSAWSAASWLNPQYTGWDPITVNGTTLGISGAAPTVAMTSTVSKTTATAVSVTSCGLQTTKGASSTSTYCTCNGGYGISLSTKTNAAHSTFLICAADPPLTVTTITPTTSTTQKKTTSTTTTTASKSSETGFAITYVKCYSSTCPVGKTCEADGSFDVMGVQPFGDDDDAQIVQISGSYNQEALVNGGKAKFCGQTSKFTVSGDNVSGSSSSSKYGTYTCLKYSDPTTVTVHDKDNGITCQSTPQYACLTDICL from the exons ATGCGGACATCACTCTTTTTCGACTTGGCTCTTATTCTCTCACTAGCCATTGTTGGAATATGTGATGATATTTCCTGCTCAAAAAGCAACCCATGTACCGAAGGCTGCTGTTCCAAACTGTCCGGTGTGTGTGGCTTCGGGCCAGACTACTGCTCCTCCCAGAACTGCATTGCTGCGGCCAGTACCAATGGAACCTGCTCCCACCTTGCTGAATGTGACCCGAGCGTCTCTGGCTGGACCACTGTTGCATGGG GCTCTGAGTATGCCTCCTCGGAAAAGTGCCCGTTGAACGTTTGCTGCAGTGCCTATGGATTCTGTGGAACAACCTCTGATTTCTGTGGCAACTCTACCGTTGCGGAGCCAGTGTGCGACGGTAATTCGGCGACCAAGAAAACAATTGCGTACTACGAGGGGTGGAACCTCGAGCGAAGCTGCGATACCATGACCCCTGAGAGCATTCCCATCGGCGGGTACACACACCTCAACTTTGCTTTCCTCTACATAGATCCCGATCTTTACACTATTACACCGATGGCAGCCGATCAGGAGGATCTGTACAGTCGAGTGGTGGCACTcaagaaaaggaagactGATCTGGAGGTGTGGATTTCTATCGGCGGCTGGGCCTTCAATGATCCTGGGTCGACCGTCAACATATTTTCAGATCTTGCTGCCTCGAGCTCCAAGCAGAAGACGTTCTTTCAGTCGttactttccttccttgggGAGTACGGCTTCGATGGCGTCGACCTGGACTGGGAATACCCAGTAGCTAGTGATCGGGGAGGCTCAGATGCGGATTTCGAGAATTATGTGACCTTTTTGGCAAACCTGCGCACAGCATTGGATAGTGCGGGCAAAGGTTACGGTTTGACAATTACTTTGCCGAGCAGTTACTGGTATTTGCAACACTTTGACATTGTCAATATGGAGAAAAGTGTCGATTGG TTCAACATGATGACCTATGACCTAC atgggggatgggatgCTGAAGACCCTTGGATTGGATCGATTGTTAACGCGCATACCAACTTGACTGAAATCGCCCTCGCAATGGACCTCCTGTGGCGCAATGACATTGAGCCGTCCAAAGTGGTCATGGGGCTTGGGTTTTATGGCCGAA GCTTCACCTTAAACGACACTTCATGTGTAACTGCAGGATGTCCATTCAGCTCAACAG GCAAAGCTGGGCCCTGTACGGCCAGCGCTGGTATCCTTTCCTTTACTGAGATCGAATCAATTCTCAAGGACTCCAGTCGTGGAGCGAATAAATATTATGACTCTGAAGCAGCGGTCCAAATCATCACCTTTGATAGTAATCAGTGGGTCAGCTATGATGATTGGGAATCCTTTGCCGTAAAGATGGACTATGCCAACTCACACTGTCTCGGCGG AACAATGGTTTGGGCCGTGACATATGACTCTGATGGTACCGCTACGA ACGGTTTGACCGGAGATTTGACCTTATTTCccggagatgatggcagCAATGGCGGGGCgggagatatatatatcggACCCGATCTCTGGAGCAATGCGAGCCAGGAAATAGCTTGCTACCCCCCATGTACCATGGTCTTGCCGCCCTATCCCCTGGACACAGGTGTCACCATAAGCTGGCCACCAATCACCACAAGTTTGGCTTCAAGCTCCAACGGGCAGACGTTGGTCAAGAGCACTGTTATCACGGTTCCGCCGTTCCAAATTACCGAGATTCCCTTTTGGCCGATTACAGTGCATGATAGCAGCATAGATCAGGCCTATATCAGCGCAGTGCAGAGTATCACACCACCAGGGTTGGTACTCACCTTGCCAGGGACCGAGGCTGAATTCCCTCTGTACCATACTAACTACAGTGCCCTGATGACACCAAGCGCAACGGCGACCACAACGGCGAGTAATATCACTGCCATAGGGGGTGGTGGCTCTGAAGGTTCCAGCGTTGTTACCACTCCCACGGCGGTTCAGACTGGGATCGCGTCTGACTGTACCGAGTTTTACTACGCCGTTCAGGGTGATACATGTGCGACGATCGCTGCTGCCTATGGTATTACATTGGCTGAATTTAAC GAATGGAACCCTGCGGTAGGAACAGACTGTGCCGGACTATGGGCTAAGGAATATTATT GTGTTGCTGTTTCTTCAACGTCAGCGGTAGGAGGCGGTTCTCAAACTACATCCTCCGAGGGTTCATCTGCGGCAAAAACCACCGCTAGTACGACCACCGTGACACCAGTGTTCTATGCGAGCTCCCATGCAATAACTGTTCATGTACAGCCGACTGTCTCCCCGATCCATCCAAGCCCAAGTGTTCCTCCTTTGACTTTCAGTATCGATGCACCCCCATCAAACGGCGGCTGTAGCTCTGGAAAGAGCCTCTCACGATGTGGCAAACACGACTGTAGCGAGTATGGCTGCAGTGGTGAGTGTGGATTTTTCGGCTGTGATGGGGGTTGTGGGCTAGGATTCTGTGGGGGAGGTTGTGGTTTGGAAGGATGCGGGCCTGGCTGTGGAGATG GTTCTTGTCTTCAgcctggtggtggagggggtcAGGACTCTGAGGAAACGTCGACAAGTTCGTGCTCTTCCGAGGCAACGCCTACCACGAAGTCTTTCTGCGATGTCTCTTGCCCGGAAGCGTCTGAGACGTCCTGCGTTACGTGGTGTAGCACCATGACCCTAAGCTGTGAGCCGACCGGGATGGCTAATCTCCTAGTTGCAAATATGGATATCGACGACGTTGGCGATGTGATCTATTCAGCTGATGACAGCGCCGTGTCAAGCAGTGCCTGGTCCGCCGCTTCGTGGCTGAACCCTCAATACACGGGTTGGGATCCTATCACCGTCAACGGTACCACATTAGGCATTTCCGGCGCCGCACCCACCGTGGCTATGACCTCTACCGTGTCGAAAACGACCGCGACAGCTGTATCCGTAACCTCATGTGGCTTGCAGACCACCAAGGGTGCATCAAGCACGTCAACCTACTGCACCTGTAATGGCGGCTACGGAATTTCTCTGTCAACCAAGACGAACGCAGCCCACTCTACCTTTCTTATATGTGCGGCTGACCCTCCCTTGACCGTCACTACGATCACGCCAACGACTTCGACTACCCAGAAAAAAACCACTTCAACCACTACAACTACAGCAAGCAAGTCGAGCGAAACCGGCTTTGCCATTACCTACGTCAAGTGCTATAGCTCGACATGCCCCGTGGGAAAGACATGTGAAGCCGACGGGAGCTTTGACGTCATGGGGGTGCAGCCGTtcggtgatgacgatgatgcgcAGATTGTGCAGATCTCGGGCTCCTACAACCAAGAAGCATTGGTGAATGGTGGAAAGGCCAAGTTCTGTGGTCAAACCTCCAAGTTCACGGTGAGTGGTGATAATGTCTCGGGCTCCAGTTCTAGCAGTAAATACGGAACCTACACCTGCCTGAAGTACAGTGACCCCACAACGGTGACTGTTCATGATAAGGATAACGGTATAACATGTCAATCCACACCACAATATGCGTGCCTGACGGACATATGCCTGTGA
- the nimX gene encoding cyclin-dependent serine/threonine-protein kinase CDC28 (COG:D;~EggNog:ENOG410PFG7;~InterPro:IPR017441,IPR008271,IPR000719,IPR011009;~PFAM:PF07714,PF00069;~go_function: GO:0004672 - protein kinase activity [Evidence IEA];~go_function: GO:0005524 - ATP binding [Evidence IEA];~go_process: GO:0006468 - protein phosphorylation [Evidence IEA]) — protein sequence MENYQKIEKIGEGTYGVVYKARELTHPNRIVALKKIRLEAEDEGVPSTAIREISLLKEMSDPNIVRLLNIVHADGHKLYLVFEFLDLDLKKYMEALPVSEGGRGKALPEGSALSKNMGLGDAMVKKFMAQLVEGIRYCHSHRILHRDLKPQNLLIDRDGNLKLADFGLARAFGVPLRTYTHEVVTLWYRSPEILLGGRQYSTGVDMWSCGAIFAEMCTRKPLFPGDSEIDEIFKIFRLLGTPDEAIWPGVTSFPDFKPTFPKWKRDETRALVPDLEEDGLDLLDALLEYDPARRISAKQACMHPYFRNGSAYYSGRARRNGFN from the exons ATGGAGAACTACCAGAAGATCGAGAAGATTGGAGAAG GAACCTATGGCGTTGTCTACAAGGCTCGCGAGCTCACCCATCCCAATCGGATTGTCGCCCTCAAGAAGATTCGACTAGaggcggaggatgaaggcgtTCCTAGCACAGCCATCCGTGAGATTTCCCTACTCAAGGAGATGAGCGATCCCAACATTGTGCGACTCCTGAACATTGTGCATGCCGATGGCCACAAGCTATATCTCGTCTTCGAATTCCTCGATCTCGACCTCAAGAAGTATATGGAGGCTCTTCCTGTCAGCGAAGGTGGCCGAGGCAAAGCTCTTCCGGAAGGCTCTGCTTTGAGCAAGAACATGGGTCTTGGCGATGCCATGGTCAAGAAATTCATGGCTCAGCTAGTGGAGGGTATTCGTTACTGCCACAGCCACCGTATTCTACACCGTGATCTCAAGCCCCAGAACCTCCTGATTGACCGCGATGGCAATCTTAAGCTGGCGGACTTTGGATTGGCTAGAGCTTTTGGTGTTCCCCTGAGAACCTACACCCATGAG GTTGTCACCCTTTGGTACCGCTCGCCTGAGATTCTCTTGGGTGGTCGTCAGTACTCGACCGGCGTAGACATGTGGTCCTGTGGTGCCATTTTCGCGGAGATGTGCACTCGCAAGCCTTTGTTCCCAGGTGATTCGGAGATCGACGAGATCTTCAAGATCTTCCG TCTCCTCGGTACCCCAGATGAAGCCATCTGGCCCGGCGTCACCTCTTTCCCCGACTTCAAACCCACTTTCCCTAAGTGGAAACGTGATGAAACCCGTGCACTCGTTCCTGAccttgaagaggatggtcTGGACCTCCTCGATGCTCTTCTCGAGTATGATCCTGCACGACGAATTTCTGCCAAGCAGGCCTGCATGCATCCCTACTTCCGGAACGGCAGTGCCTACTACTCAGGACGCGCCCGGAGGAATGGTTTCAACTAG
- the alkB gene encoding oxidoreductase, 2OG-Fe(II) oxygenase family (COG:A;~EggNog:ENOG410PN0E;~InterPro:IPR027450,IPR004574,IPR037151,IPR005123;~PFAM:PF13532;~go_function: GO:0016491 - oxidoreductase activity [Evidence IEA];~go_process: GO:0055114 - oxidation-reduction process [Evidence IEA]): MPHIKDLNAHERPPEGIKQRYKQYQKSTLTEIESDDSIIDLQSLDPQNLPEEISLTQWISSADFEPVFDQFLGTNQDLQGARPARDVPVFSHRAISGLQVIPSLLPPAVQVELLSRLFHRDLSNPRHQTNLHLHYDITYPSAVNEVEAVSADISPVGAYPPSFFGDDPARAIEPKDPNVHKPLTVQSILNRKLRWVTLGGQYDWTAKVYPSERPPGFPRDIAKLLHAMFPATEAQAAILNVYSAGDHLSPHRDVSEDCDVGLISVSFGCDGLFLISHDDGEDCEIIRLRSGDAVYMDGTSRFAWHAVPKIVPNTCPEWLANWPSSPHDGAATQYDTWRGWMSGKRVNLNVRQMESAKPHD; encoded by the exons ATGCCGCATATCAAGGATTTGAACGCCCATGAGCGTCCCCCAGAGGGCATCAAGCAGCGTTATAAGCAATACCAGAAGTCCACGCTTACGGAGATAGAGTCTGACGACAGTATCATCGATCTGCAGTCCTTGGACCCTCAAAATCTCCCAGAGGAAATCTCCTTAACGCAATGGATTTCCAGCGCAGATTTTGAGCCTGTATTTGACCAATTCCTCGGCACGAACCAGGATCTGCAGGGTGCTCGGCCTGCTAGGGATGTCCCTGTTTTCAGCCATCGTGCTATTTCCG GTCTGCAAGTGATTCCCTCGTTGCTTCCACCCGCAGTTCAGGTCGAGTTGTTATCTCGTCTGTTCCACCGGGATTTGTCTAACCCCCGGCATCAAACCAACCTTCATCTGCACTATGATATCACCTATCCTAGTGCGGTGAACGAGGTTGAAGCGGTCTCGGCCGATATTAGTCCAGTAGGCGCTTATCCTCCGTCTTTCTTTGGAGATGATCCAGCCCGTGCCATAGAGCCTAAAGATCCAAATGTGCACAAACCACTTACTGTCCAGAGCATACTGAACAGAAAGCTACGCTGGGTTACTCTAGGTGGCCAATATGACTGGACCGCCAAGGTGTATCCGTCGGAGCGTCCTCCCGGATTCCCCAGGGATATTGCAAAGCTCCTGCATGCGATGTTCCCGGCCACTGAGGCTCAGGCAGCTATTCTGAATGTCTATTCTGCTGGCGACCACCTCAGTCCCCATCGCGACGTCAGCGAGGATTGTGATGTAGGCTTGATTAGTGTCAGCTTTGGTTGCGATGGCCTGTTCTTAATCAGTCATGACGATGGCGAAGATTGTGAGATTATTCGCCTTCGCTCCGGAGATGCGGTGTATATGGATGGCACCTCACGTTTTGCTTGGCATGCAGTACCGAAGATTGTGCCGAATACCTGTCCTGAATGGCTTGCTAATTGGCCATCAAGCCCGCATGACGGTGCAGCTACCCAATATGATACttggagaggttggatgTCGGGCAAGAGAGTTAACCTCAACGTTCGACAAATGGAATCTGCGAAGCCTCATGATTGA